A genomic segment from Fusarium fujikuroi IMI 58289 draft genome, chromosome FFUJ_chr04 encodes:
- a CDS encoding related to hsp70 protein, protein MEEQPDLAISVDLGTTFTGVAWMRHGIPIQVVNDWPGSDDRGDRKVPTTIVYNTDGSISSWGFMCADDDHDTSKTRRDFFKIFLDPETLDAAQHQGLSNVPQSTAQARQFVTDYLKQIYAHIKDSIEMRMGIKHVGGWDHMAVLFLFSAPTTWTSMAIINTFKGAIHDAGFGTGGPKHSALVDLTESEAAAVATLKTGAISLKENSVFLTVDAGGGTTDLALMRVTSTNSSFPQLSQVAAVSGVGVGSSLIDRAFARLVSQRMAANPDFKLPADFAARMARSQGFKSVKHKFGEKVYMQPVYKIMMEGVGYDVSHEGLGVQDGRMLFTKQDIQALFDVHIEAIMARIHKRLDWLAEKGLSKQVEYVILSGGLGSSAYVREVLQEHLAKLQHPNARNILVIPSQDPQLVVARGVLENKRQRMESGNKSVLSTWIARASYGVIVQEVYMPSRHFDEEVRQDPWDPSVKWATNQIQWLIKKGDTVDPDSPLVKRFEIRLKDGDTTRAWDAEIVVSNNEAEWLPRSLKQAGVMRLCSVKSNLAGIEQHQLVLKEKRGTCFRRGHKFYICRFDIRVIVAPADLRFELWFGGTKFSGNHQPISVQWDAAKG, encoded by the exons ATGGAAGAGCAACCAGACTTGGCTATCTCTGTGGACCTTGGTACGACCTTTACGG GTGTCGCCTGGATGAGGCATGGAATCCCTATTCAGGTCGTCAACGACTGGCCCGGGAGCGACGACAGAGGCGATCGAAAAGTGCCCACGACAATCGTATACAACACTGATGGAAGCATCTCATCTTGGGGATTTATGTGTGCGGACGATGACCACGATACGAGCAAGACACGGAGggacttcttcaagatctttcTAGATCCAGAGACCCTCGACGCAGCACAGCATCAGGGTCTGAGCAACGTCCCGCAAAGCACTGCCCAGGCTCGCCAATTCGTGACAGATTATCTGAAGCAGATATATGCGCATATCAAAGATAGCATAGAAATGCGCATGGGCATAAAACATGTCGGTGGGTGGGACCACATGGCCGTGCTGTTCCTCTTCAGTGCGCCCACGACGTGGACGAGTATGGCTATCATAAACACCTTCAAAGGCGCAATTCATGATGCTGGATTCGGAACCGGAGGCCCAAAACATTCAGCATTGGTTGACCTCACAGAGTCCGAGGCCGCAGCTGTGGCAACTCTCAAGACTGGAGCTATAAGTCTCAAGGAAAACAGCGTATTTCTGACCGtggatgctggtggtggcaCAACGGACCTCGCTCTGATGCGAGTCACTTCCACAAACTCGAGCTTTCCACAGCTTTCTCAAGTCGCTGCCGTCAGCGGTGTAGGTGTTGGCTCGTCACTTATTGATCGCGCATTCGCAAGACTTGTTTCGCAAAGAATGGCCGCGAATCCCGACTTCAAGCTTCCGGCTGATTTTGCAGCACGCATGGCTCGAAGCCAAGGATTTAAGAGCGTCAAGCACAAGTTTGGCGAAAAGGTATACATGCAACCAGTATACAAAATTATGATGGAGGGTGTAGGATACGATGTGAGCCACGAAGGCCTCGGAGTTCAAGATGGACGCATGCTTTTTACCAA GCAAGACATTCAAGCCCTCTTCGATGTCCATATCGAAGCAATCATGGCCCGAATTCACAAGCGACTTGACTGGTTGGCCGAAAAAGGTCTTTCAAAACAGGTG GAGTATGTGATTCTGTCCGGTGGGCTGGGTAGTTCAGCCTACGTCCGTGAGGTTCTCCAAGAACACTTAGCCAAGCTGCAGCATCCAAATGCCCGAAATATCCTTGTTATACCCTCCCAAGACCCGCAACTGGTGGTCGCTCGTGGAGTACTCGAGAACAAGCGACAAAGGATGGAGTCGGGGAATAAATCCGTGCTCAGCACTTGGATTGCTCGAGCGAGCTACGGTGTAATCGTTCAGGAGGTCTATATGCCTTCACGACactttgatgaagaagtcCGACAAGATCCGTGGGACCCAAGTGTGAAGTGGGCGACTAATCAGATCCAATGGTTGATCAAAAAG GGAGATACCGTGGACCCGGACTCTCCGTTGGTCAAACGATTTGAAATCAGGTTGAAAGATGGGGACACTACACGCGCGTGGGATGCGGAAATTGTGGTGTCCAACAACGAGGCCGAATGGCTTCCTCGAAGCCTTAAACAAGCCGGCGTTATGAGACTTTGTTCTGTAAAGAGCAACCTCGCTGGCATCGAACAACACCAGCTCGTCCTCAAAGAAAAGCGAGGAACTTGCTTCCGGCGTGGACACAAGTTCTACATTTGTAGGTTCGATATTCGAGTGATTGTTGCTCCAGCAGACCTGAGATTTGAGCTCTGGTTTGGGGGGACGAAGTTCTCTGGCAATCACCAGCCTATCTCGGTCCAATGGGATGCAGCTAAAGGTTGA
- a CDS encoding related to class I alpha-mannosidase — protein sequence MLPLRRRGRFYAIVAVVMVFLLYRFMQNSWSQSPHFETVKQPSQPASDPVQGSKEAFEPPVVPPPVQLPDSEQDSNAANKPKPAVPQDGPTLPEKIAEKVDTPAEEKPVVDEPISAGDAAMPDNKKEEHKQPAEQSAPQIPDVHFKDPPKQADNPDIPDVNVDGSKVHWTKPKENFPIPPESIRPVPTGTAPSINRIQFDFQPEDVQTSTTRLDRLKRVKAEIERAWTGYRKFAFPHDELKPASMKYRDTFCGWGATLIDSLDTLWIAGMKEEFDEAAKAVANVDFTYSERNDIPVFETTIRYLGGLIAAYDVSGGSSGQYKILLDKAVELAEVLMGVFDTPNRMPLLYYRWHEPYASQPHRASTVGIAELGTLSMEFTRLAQLTGTNKYYDAVDRITDALIEMQAAGTDIPGLFPERIDASGCNRTATTRTESLSQEAWEQVNSADLTKEPEGFDPTKLGGDVASPAQLPQADSRWEDKLQRRDVPVDTDEATKAGDQTPARPGPQQAPPLAADGSSADWDCKPQGLVSSSPNYGHYHMGGAQDSAYEYFPKQYLLLNGLEPKYRPLYENTIDAINEWLLYRPMIKDDGWDVFFTGKLTTSSRGDSEWLKTYDMAHLACFVGGMYGLGGKIFGRDGDIDKAKKLTDGCVWAYQSTVTGIMPEYAHLVACPALEKCAFSEESWYEDLDPNREWRDSEFRKWSDGEAQRKLAEGAAPAAAQQNKPDDSNKGPEPVVNPPKVVKRAGIPMPELDRSMEEDDSEFGSTLPDSLKQKIGLNKDGSENTEAEKAHPGKTDSEKAKPAPVELENQPAAIQDTTEKTIAPKPVTVDSFDAVRNAEQVAASDDVPLERPATHEEYVKSRIQREKLPPGYTDIINRNYILRPEAIESVWYMYRITGDTTWMDKGWKMFQATIAATRTEFANSAIEDVMGTENNLKDEMESFWISETLKYYYLLFSEPNVISLDEWVLNTEAHPFKRST from the exons ATGCTTCCACTTCGTCGGCGTGGACGATTTTATGCCATAGTCGCTGTGGTTATGGTCTTCCTGCTGTATCGATTCATGCAGAATTCGTGGTCACAGTCTCCTCACTTCGAAACGGTTAAGCAACCAAGCCAGCCAGCTTCTGACCCAGTACAGGGCTCGAAAGAAGCCTTTGAACCGCCTGTCGTACCGCCACCTGTCCAGCTTCCCGATTCCGAGCAGGATTCCAACGCTGCCAATAAACCCAAACCAGCAGTACCTCAAGATGGACCAACCTTGCCAGAGAAGATTGCAGAGAAAGTCGATACACCGGCAGAAGAGAAGCCTGTCGTCGATGAACCTATCTCTGCTGGGGACGCGGCGATGCCAGAtaacaagaaggaagagcaCAAGCAGCCAGCCGAGCAAAGTGCACCACAGATTCCCGATGTTCACTTCAAGGACCCTCCTAAGCAGGCCGACAACCCTGATATTCCCGATGTCAACGTTGATGGATCCAAGGTTCACTGGACCAAGCCCAAGGAGAACTTTCCTATCCCCCCTGAGTCAATCAGACCAGTCCCAACCGGCACAGCTCCCAGTATCAACAGAATCCAGTTCGACTTCCAACCTGAAGACGTACAGACAAGTACCACCCGGTTGGATCGACTGAAACGTGTCAAGGCAGAAATTGAACGGGCCTGGACTGGTTATCGTAAATTCGCATTCCCACATGATGAACTCAAGCCTGCTTCTATGAAGTATCGCGACACCTTTTGTGGCTGGGGTGCGACACTCATCGATTCGCTTGATACTCTTTGGATCGCTGGTATGAAAGAGGAGTTTGATGAAGCCGCGAAGGCCGTCGCCAATGTCGACTTCACTTATTCCGAACGTAACGACATTCCCGTTTTTGAAACTACCATTCGTTACTTGGGTGGCCTTATCGCTGCGTACGATGTTAGTGGTGGATCCTCTGGCCAGTATAAGATTCTGCTGGATAAGGCCGTCGAACTTGCGGAGGTCCTCATGGGCGTTTTTGATACGCCTAACCGCATGCCCCTATTATATTATCGGTGGCATGAGCCTTATGCTTCACAACCCCACCGAGCGAGCACTGTTGGAATCGCTGAGCTTGGAACTCTGTCTATGGAGTTCACTCGCCTCGCCCAATTGACGGGTACCAACAAATActatgatgctgttgaccGTATCACCGACGCCTTGATTGAGATGCAAGCAGCGGGTACTGATATTCCAGGGCTTTTCCCTGAACGCATCGATGCCTCTGGATGCAACAGGACCGCTACCACTCGGACTGAAAGCCTCAGCCAGGAGGCCTGGGAGCAAGTCAATTCTGCCGACCTGACTAAGGAACCTGAAGGATTTGATCCCACGAAGCTGGGCGGAGATGTAGCCTCTCCCGCACAGCTCCCCCAGGCTGATAGTCGTTGGGAGGACAAGCTCCAACGTCGCGATGTTCCTGTAGATACCGATGAGGCAACTAAAGCGGGTGATCAGACACCGGCTCGACCTGGGCCTCAACAGGCGCCCCCTCTTGCTGCAGATGGTTCTTCGGCAGACTGGGATTGCAAGCCTCAGGGTCTAGTTTCCAGTAGCCCTAACTACGGACATTACCATATGGGAGGTGCCCAAGATTCAGCCTACGAGTATTTCCCCAAG CAATATTTGCTCTTGAATGGTCTGGAACCCAAGTATCGCCCGCTCTACGAGAACACCATCGACGCGATTAACGAATGGTTGCTTTATCGACCTATGATCAAAGACGACGGCTGGGATGTGTTCTTCACAGGAAAGTTGACGACTTCTAGCCGGGGTGACTCAGAATGGCTAAAGACCTACGACATGGCTCATCTCGCATGCTTCGTTGGAGGCATGTATGGACTAGGCGGTAAGATCTTTGGTCGTGATGGGGATATCGACAAGGCCAAAAAGCTCACTGATGGTTGCGTGTGGGCATATCAGTCAACAGTTACCGGTATAATGCCTGAATATGCTCACCTGGTCGCTTGCCCTGCCCTGGAAAAGTGCGCTTTCAGTGAAGAGAGTTGGTATGAGGATCTCGACCCTAACAGAGAATGGCGCGATAGTGAGTTTAGGAAATGGTCAGACGGCGAGGCCCAGAGAAAACTCGCAGAAGGAGCTGCTCCCGCCGCTGCCCAACAAAACAAGCCCGATGATTCAAATAAGGGACCGGAGCCTGTCGTCAATCCCCCGAAGGTGGTCAAGCGGGCAGGAATCCCGATGCCTGAGCTGGATAGGAGTATGGAAGAGGACGATTCGGAGTTTGGATCAACGCTCCCCGATTCACTCAAGCAGAAAATTGGGCTGAACAAGGACGGATCTGAAAATACCGAAGCAGAAAAGGCTCATCCAGGCAAGACTGATTCGGAGAAAGCCAAGCCTGCTCCAGTCGAGCTAGAAAACCAACCCGCTGCTATCCAAGATACAACGGAAAAGACCATCGCGCCGAAGCCTGTCACCGTAGACAGCTTTGATGCCGTCAGAAACGCAGAACAAGTTGCTGCTTCTGATGACGTACCCCTGGAGAGGCCCGCGACGCACGAGGAGTACGTCAAGTCGAGGATTCAAAGAGAAAAGCTCCCTCCAGGCTACACCGATATAATAAACCGGAATTACATCCTTCG ACCCGAGGCGATTGAATCTGTTTGGTACATGTATCGCATTACTGGCGATACTACCTGGATGGACAAGGGTTGGAAGATGTTCCAGGCTACAATTGCTGCTACACGCACCGAATTCGCCAACAGCGCCATCGAAGACGTGATGGGCACAGAGAACAATCTGAAGGACGAGATGGAGAGCTTCTGGATTTCCGAGACTCTCAAGTACTATTATCTACTCTTTTCAGAGCCTAACGTCATCAGCCTTGACGAATGGGTTCTCAACACCGAAGCGCATCCTTTCAAGAGGTCGACATGA
- a CDS encoding probable CCT7-component of chaperonin-containing T-complex, with the protein MSFGGQTPTIIVLKEGTDTSQGKGQIISNINACLAVQATIKSTLGPYGGDLLMVDENGRQTITNDGATVMKLLDIVHPAARILVDIARSQDAEVGDGTTSVVVLAGEILKEVKEHVEQGVSSQIIIKGLRRASQMAVNKIKEVAVSTNEGNRRDTLIKLASTAMTSKLIKRNTTFFTKMVVDAVLSLDQDDLNEKLIGIKKIPGGSLTESLFVNGVAFKKTFSYAGFEQQPKSFEQPKIVCLNVELELKAEKDNAEVRVEQVSEYQAIVDAEWQIIYKKLEAVYKTGAKVVLSKLPIGDLATQFFADRDVFCAGRVAADDMERVVQATGAVVQSTCSDILPEHLGSCGKFEERQIGGERFNFFEDCPEAKTCTLVLRGGAEQFIAEVERSLHDAIMIVKRAIRNHLIVGGGGAAEMEVSAYLHQFADKNISTKQQAIIKSFAKALEIIPRQLCDNAGFDATDILNKLRVAHRRGQTWAGVDFQNEGVTDMMEQFVWEPALVKINAIQAATEASCLILGVDETIRNEESAKPQAPGQLPPGAAQRALRGRGRGMPRR; encoded by the exons ATGTCCTTCGGAGGCCAAACGCCGACGATTATCGTCCTCAAGGAAG GAACCGATACTTCCCAGGGCAAGGGACAGATAATCTCCAACATCAATGCCTGTCTCGCCGTCCAGGCTACAATCAAGTCCACTCTAGGTCCTTACGGCGGTGACCTTTTGatggttgatgagaatggccgACAAACTATCACCAACGATGGCGCCACCGTGATGAAG cttcttgacatcgTCCACCCTGCCGCAAGAATTCTCGTCGATATTGCCCGATCGCAAGACGCcgaagttggtgatggaacCACATCAGTCGTTGTCCTCGCCGGCGAGATCCTGAAGGAGGTCAAGGAGCACGTTGAGCAGGGTGTCAGCTCTCAGATTATCATTAAGGGTCTGAGGAGGGCATCTCAGATGGCtgtcaacaagatcaaggaggttGCCGTTAGCACAAACGAGGGCAACCGCCGTGATACTCTTATCAAGCTGGCTTCTACTGCCATGACAAGCAAGCTGATCAAGAGAAATACTACATTCTTCACTAAGA tggttgttgatgctgtctTGTCCCTTGACCAGGACGATCTCAACGAGAAACTCATcggcatcaagaagatccctGGCGGTTCCCTGACTGAATCTCTCTTCGTTAACGGAGTCGCCTTCAAGAAGACATTTTCCTATGCTGGTTTCGAACAACAACCAAAATCTTTCGAGCAACCCAAGATCGTATGCCTGAACGTCGAGCTGGAGctcaaggccgagaaggacAACGCCGAGGTCCGTGTTGAGCAGGTTTCTGAGTACCAGGCAATCGTCGATGCGGAGTGGCAGATTATctacaagaagcttgaagcaGTCTACAAGACTGGTGCTAAGGTTGTGCTCAGCAAGCTGCCCATTGGTGACCTGGCCACACAATTTTTCGCTGATCGAGATGTCTTCTGTGCTGGCCGTGTGGCTGCTGATGATATGGAGCGTGTTGTCCAGGCTACTGGTGCTGTTGTTCAATCAACTTGCTCCGATATTCTGCCCGAGCATTTGGGTTCCTGCGGCAAGTTCGAGGAGCGACAGATTGGTGGTGAGCGTTTCAACTTTTTCGAGGACTGTCCCGAGGCCAAGACTTGCACCCTCGTCCTCCGCGGAGGTGCTGAGCAGTTTATTGCTGAGGTTGAGCGATCGTTGCACGATGCCATCATGATCGTTAAGCGTGCCATCCGAAACCATCTCATtgtcggcggcggcggtgctGCTGAGATGGAGGTTTCAGCATACCTTCACCAGTTCGCTGATAAGAACATCTCCACCAAGCAGCAAGCTATTATCAAGTCTTttgccaaggctcttgagatcATCCCCCGCCAGCTTTGCGACAACGCTGGTTTCGATGCCACTGAtattctcaacaagctccGTGTTGCGCATCGAAGGGGCCAGACCTGGGCTGGTGTTGATTTCCAGAACGAGGGCGTTACTGACATGATGGAGCAATTTGTCTGGGAGCCCGCTCTTGTCAAGATCAATGCTATCCAGGCTGCCACCGAGGCCAGCTGCCTCATCCTTGGAGTCGACGAGACTATCCGCAACGAGGAGAGTGCTAAGCCTCAGGCTCCTGGTCAGCTACCGCCAGGTGCTGCGCAGCGTGCTCTGCGGGGTCGTGGACGTGGCATGCCCCGAAGATAA
- a CDS encoding probable SPT10-transcription regulatory protein, with amino-acid sequence MPAMLDDPASPTIYRVSGQPPYPDPNNPGLPAEMTPRQVTLRDRQTVATIVPFSSKHQVPESLIAYLCDQINKEIEGGDTYPMMDAFAAHKFGSYWFQNFGAIMLLGDVERAEDVVEGKDWSRECLGSFYIKPNYPGRSSHVCNAGFLVTDASRNRGVGRLMGEAYLDWAPKLGYTYSVFNLVYETNVASCRIWDALGFKRIGRVKGCGNLRSYPNQLIDAIIYGRDLSPRESEELVSEERFDKIKFYLKYGEYPNGADRAEKSRLRSAATHYKLLDGDKLMLKDKEVISDPARQFDIARQVHVQQHGGINKTTATIAEKYHWSRIKETVSDVIRSCVECKELGKTPNPGGARKAASSNNHTGGRRGGANTGDHHAQPTSPPPAQMLPLQEHSVITTISHQSPDHDHSPSPYANPADISLIAPPHALQGSSMEHALHSHSPMLQDPPTGHHPHDHNIYQPIDPQIINEASHDLGPFDQYHSPADFQALLNATEDVGPDVVDRDLEMLIEHQDNDNVMDGTDSMDGIDVGVGVGVDVGADNHGLVHKERGLYDVGFEGAGG; translated from the coding sequence ATGCCGGCCATGCTGGATGATCCGGCGAGCCCCACTATCTACCGAGTCTCCGGTCAGCCTCCGTATCCGGATCCGAACAATCCCGGGCTTCCGGCCGAGATGACCCCTAGGCAGGTCACGCTCCGTGATCGCCAGACTGTGGCCACTATTGTTCCGTTTTCCTCAAAACACCAGGTTCCCGAGTCGCTGATCGCCTACTTATGTGACCAGATCAACAAGGAAATTGAAGGCGGCGATACATATCCCATGATGGATGCCTTCGCCGCCCACAAGTTCGGTTCCTACTGGTTCCAGAACTTTGGCGCTATTATGCttcttggagatgttgaaCGTGCTGAGGATGTTGTAGAAGGCAAAGATTGGTCCCGAGAATGTCTCGGCAGCTTCTATATCAAGCCTAACTATCCTGGCCGCAGCAGCCATGTGTGCAACGCCGGTTTCCTTGTCACAGATGCCTCGCGTAACCGTGGTGTCGGCCGTCTCATGGGTGAGGCTTACCTTGACTGGGCACCTAAGTTGGGTTATACGTATAGCGTCTTCAACCTGGTGTACGAGACCAACGTGGCATCATGCCGTATCTGGGATGCGCTCGGCTTCAAGCGCATCGGTCGAGTCAAGGGTTGTGGAAACCTTCGCAGCTATCCCAACCAGCTGattgatgccatcatctATGGGCGGGATTTGTCACCGCGCGAAAGCGAGGAACTCGTGAGTGAAGAGCGTttcgacaagatcaagttCTACCTCAAGTACGGCGAATACCCGAACGGCGCTGACCGCGCTGAGAAAAGCAGGCTCCGCAGCGCAGCGACACACTATAAGCTTCTCGACGGAGACAAGCTCATGCTCAAGGATAAAGAGGTTATATCCGATCCCGCCCGTCAGTTCGATATCGCTCGTCAAGTTCATGTTCAGCAGCACGGGGGTATCAACAAAACTACCGCTACTATTGCAGAGAAGTACCACTGGAGCCGTATCAAAGAAACAGTCAGCGACGTGATTCGCAGTTGTGTGGAGTGCAAAGAGCTAGGCAAGACACCTAATCCTGGCGGCGCGAGAAAGGCAGCCTCATCGAATAATCATACGGGAGGGAGGAGAGGGGGTGCAAACACAGGTGACCACCATGCGCAGCCGACGAGTCCTCCTCCTGCCCAAATGTTACCACTGCAAGAGCACAGCGTGATAACGACGATTTCACACCAGAGTCCAGATCACGATCATTCGCCAAGTCCCTATGCTAACCCAGCCGATATCTCACTCATTGCACCTCCTCATGCTCTTCAAGGCAGCTCAATGGAACATGCGCTTCACTCTCACAGTCCCATGCTCCAAGATCCTCCTACTGGCCACCACCCACATGATCACAATATATACCAACCAATCGACCCGCAGATCATCAACGAAGCTTCTCATGACCTTGGCCCCTTTGATCAATATCATTCGCCCGCTGACTTCCAAGCACTGCTCAATGCGACTGAAGATGTTGGTCCTGATGTTGTGGACAGAGATTTGGAGATGCTGATAGAACATCAAGACAATGATAATGTGATGGACGGGACGGATAGTATGGATGGCATAGACGTCGGTGTCGGTGTCGGTGTCGATGTTGGCGCAGACAACCACGGGCTTGTACATAAGGAAAGGGGTTTGTATGATGTTGGTTTTGAGGGAGCGGGCGGGTAG
- a CDS encoding related to MRP4-mitochondrial ribosomal protein, small subunit, producing MILRNAPVRHCRHTLASPISRSLTRQISTQVTTKTETTSEEWKATQAAVAPPKIVSAARKKQRIVQDGILSLRTNSAHEHRGAAWTTPHSNSNSAIPATPAQQYKEWQRIQANTRTLGSKLEKRYIPTELVNNPPGPEDITLEMLMASQTHIGHKTSLWNPANSRYIYGVRQGVHIISLETTAAHLRRAARVVEEVAYKAGLILFVGNRKGQMEIVTQAAEMAGACHLFTKWTPGAITNRDVILKMAGTKVVDHKDQELPGFESYRGSARPLMPDLVVCLNPLENYTLLYECGLKSIPTIGVIDTNVDPSWVTYTIPANDDSLRAMAVVGGVLGRAGQRGQQRRMADAKKKNMATWENSPDIVQHMNREKKAALAERKNVMGQMQHNLEGFNEEEQKILREGLYGDELEVTESEMVDMMGQAALGAAKEVAAEAFSALPEETPSSGPESPVQATASEVAVEAQAESITSSPEQPIASEAATSPPEQPASPEVATNVRSEVNPTKSAQDSRLASIEDQLSGLKNAAEAIEADIKSGKQ from the exons atgatcttgaggaacGCCCCCGTGCGGCATT GCCGCCACACCTTGGCGTCTCCCATCTCTAGGTCCCTTACCCGGCAAATATCCACTCAGGTCACCACAAAGACTGAGACCACATCCGAAGAGTGGAAGGCAACCCAGGCCGCTGTTGCGCCTCCAAAGATTGTCTCCGCGGCACGGAAGAAGCAGCGAATTGTACAGGACGGCATTCTTTCTCTCAGGACCAACTCGGCGCACGAGCACAGGGGTGCTGCTTGGACAACACCTCactcaaactcaaactcGGCGATACCTGCGACTCCTGCTCAGCAGTATAAGGAATGGCAAAGAATTCAGGCCAACACACGAACTCTCGGTTCAAAACTGGAGAAACGATATATTCCCACCGAGCTCGTCAACAACCCACCTGGACCTGAGGATATCACTCTagagatgttgatggcttcGCAAACACACATCGGACACAAGACCTCGCTCTGGAACCCCGCGAACTCTCGGTACATCTACGGGGTGCGACAAGGTGTTCACATTATCTCTCTGGAAACGACTGCAGCACACCTGCGACGTGCGGCTCGtgtggtggaggaggtggcATACAAGGCTGGCCTCATTCTCTTCGTAGGAAACCGGAAGGGTCAGATGGAGATTGTCACCCAGGCTGCTGAGATGGCTGGTGCTTGTCATTTGTTCACCAAGTGGACCCCTGGGGCCATCACCAATCGAGATGTTATCCTGAAGATGGCCGGAACAAAGGTTGTGGACCACAAGGACCAGGAACTCCCCGGTTTTGAGTCGTACAGAGGCTCGGCTCGGCCGCTGATGCCTGATCTGGTTGTTTGCTTAAATCCCCTTGAGAACTATACTCTCCTTTATGAGTGCGGTCTTAAGAGCATTCCTACGATTGGCGTTATTGATACCAACGTAGACCCATCATGGGTGACTTACACCATTCCTGCTAACGATGACAG TCTGCGAGCGATGGCTGTTGTTGGCGGTGTCCTGGGCCGAGCTGGCCAAAGAGGTCAACAGCGACGTATGGcagatgccaagaagaaaaatatgGCGACATGGGAAAACTCTCCTGATATCGTACAGCACATGAAccgcgagaagaaggccgctCTCGCTGAGCGCAAGAATGTAATGGGACAGATGCAACACAACCTTGAGGGGTTcaatgaggaggagcagaagatccTACGAGAGGGGCTCTATGGagacgagcttgaggttACTGAGAGCGAGATGGTGGACATGATGGGACAGGCTGCCCTGGGAGCTGCAAAGGAAGTTGCCGCTGAGGCGTTTTCTGCATTGCCTGAGGAAACCCCTAGCTCTGGCCCCGAGTCTCCTGTGCAGGCCACTGCTTCTGAAGTGGCGGTAGAGGCTCAGGCTGAGTCTATCACCTCATCGCCAGAACAGCCCATTGCCTCCGAAGCAGCCACTTCACCTCCCGAGCAACCTGCTTCACCAGAAGTAGCGACCAACGTTCGGTCTGAGGTTAATCCCACCAAATCAGCACAGGATTCTAGGCTAGCGAGCATTGAGGATCAGCTGTCAGGACTAAAGAATGCGGCGGAGGCGATCGAGGCCGATATCAAGAGCGGCAAGCAGTAG